The Candidatus Scalindua japonica genome includes a region encoding these proteins:
- the thrC gene encoding threonine synthase has protein sequence MSYKAWFQCASGCNERYELNEIIYNCKTCGGLLEVKHDIEKLKHRSPGSWMRLLDERYRRTKWPFGSSVWGKKEMVCPNVDNENVVSLYEGGSNLFWAERLGNIIGTEDLWIKQCGNAHTGSFKDLGMTVLVSMVKQMISEGKDIMGVACASTGDTSAALSAYCAAAGIPAIVFLPKNKVSTAQLIQPIANGALTLSLDTDFDGCMEIVQKICRENNIYLANSMNSLRIEGQKTVSIELVQQLDWEVPDVIIIPGGNLGNVTALGKGFLLMKELGMINKLPRIVCVQAAKANPLYQSYLSGFKEFKPVQAQMTLASAIQIGNPVSINKAIKMLKLFNGVVEQATEDELANAAALADKTGLFNCPHTGVALAALFKLLEKNEIKKDERIVIISTAHGLKFTDFKVKYHENKLEEVESKYANVPLELPPEYDKVNRAIIDKISEYS, from the coding sequence ATGAGCTATAAAGCATGGTTTCAATGCGCTTCAGGCTGTAATGAGCGATATGAATTAAATGAGATAATATACAATTGCAAAACATGTGGTGGCCTATTGGAGGTGAAGCATGATATTGAGAAATTGAAACATCGAAGTCCCGGTTCCTGGATGAGGCTTCTAGACGAGCGTTATAGAAGAACTAAATGGCCTTTCGGGAGCTCCGTCTGGGGAAAAAAAGAGATGGTTTGTCCCAATGTAGATAATGAAAACGTAGTATCTCTCTATGAGGGTGGTAGTAATTTATTCTGGGCCGAACGCCTTGGGAATATTATTGGTACAGAAGATTTATGGATCAAACAGTGTGGAAACGCTCATACAGGTTCGTTTAAGGATTTGGGTATGACCGTATTGGTTTCCATGGTTAAGCAGATGATTTCAGAAGGGAAGGACATAATGGGGGTAGCGTGTGCTTCAACGGGTGATACTTCTGCTGCACTATCTGCTTACTGTGCCGCTGCAGGTATCCCTGCAATTGTGTTTTTGCCAAAAAATAAAGTTTCCACTGCACAATTAATTCAACCGATTGCCAACGGGGCATTAACGCTTTCGCTTGATACTGATTTTGATGGATGCATGGAAATAGTCCAGAAAATATGTAGAGAGAATAATATTTATCTTGCTAATTCAATGAATTCTCTGAGGATTGAAGGGCAGAAGACGGTAAGCATTGAATTGGTCCAGCAGCTTGATTGGGAAGTTCCTGACGTAATTATCATTCCTGGCGGTAATTTAGGGAATGTTACTGCTCTGGGTAAGGGATTTCTGCTGATGAAAGAACTGGGTATGATTAACAAGCTTCCGAGAATTGTATGTGTACAGGCGGCAAAGGCAAACCCTTTATATCAGAGCTATTTGAGTGGTTTTAAAGAATTTAAGCCGGTTCAGGCGCAAATGACGCTTGCAAGCGCAATCCAGATAGGAAACCCTGTCAGTATTAACAAGGCCATCAAGATGCTGAAGTTGTTTAATGGTGTTGTGGAGCAGGCGACAGAAGATGAACTTGCTAATGCCGCTGCGTTAGCTGATAAAACCGGACTATTTAACTGTCCTCATACCGGAGTTGCTTTGGCTGCGCTATTTAAGCTCTTAGAAAAAAATGAGATTAAGAAGGATGAAAGAATAGTGATTATTTCAACCGCACATGGACTGAAATTCACCGATTTTAAAGTAAAATATCATGAAAATAAACTTGAAGAAGTTGAATCAAAATATGCAAATGTTCCTTTAGAGCTTCCTCCGGAATATGACAAAGTAAACAGGGCTATCATTGACAAAATATCTGAATACAGTTAG
- the leuC gene encoding 3-isopropylmalate dehydratase large subunit, whose protein sequence is MGMTITEKIIAAHSGNQDVSAGQFVYADVDICLGNDITAPIAIEQFETLGVENVSNPDSIVLVPDHFTPNKDIKSAQNSKLLREFAHKHQIKNYFEVGRVGIEHALLPEQGIVVPGDLVIGADSHTCTYGAMGIFSTGVGSTDLAACYATGKVWLKVPETIKFVFNGNLNKWVSGKDLILHIIGNIGVDGARYKAMEFSGPVVTNLSMDDRLAMCNMAIEAGAKNGIIEPDDCTEDYVNGRAQREYKFYSGDTDCKYHEIYEYDVSTLSPQVALPNLPENVRPVEELSDIKIDQIVIGSCTNGRISDLRVAAEILKDKKIHPSIRLIVIPGTQDIYLEALKEGLIEIFIKAEGVVSTPTCGPCLGGHMGILAEGERALSTTNRNFAGRMGHIKSEIYLCNPAVAAASAITGIITHPENID, encoded by the coding sequence ATGGGAATGACTATTACTGAGAAAATTATTGCAGCACATTCCGGAAATCAAGATGTAAGTGCCGGCCAATTTGTTTATGCTGATGTTGATATCTGCCTGGGTAATGATATTACTGCCCCGATTGCTATTGAACAGTTTGAAACACTTGGAGTAGAAAATGTATCGAATCCTGATAGTATTGTTTTAGTCCCTGATCACTTTACACCAAATAAAGATATTAAATCAGCTCAAAATTCCAAATTACTCAGAGAATTTGCACATAAGCATCAAATTAAGAATTATTTTGAAGTGGGGCGGGTGGGGATTGAGCACGCCTTACTACCGGAACAGGGAATAGTAGTTCCCGGTGATTTAGTGATTGGAGCAGATTCACATACATGCACATATGGTGCGATGGGTATTTTTTCTACAGGCGTTGGAAGCACTGATCTGGCAGCATGTTATGCAACCGGAAAAGTGTGGTTAAAAGTACCGGAAACTATTAAATTTGTTTTTAATGGGAATCTCAACAAATGGGTTTCAGGTAAAGACTTGATTCTTCATATTATTGGTAACATTGGTGTTGATGGTGCAAGGTATAAAGCTATGGAGTTTTCAGGGCCTGTTGTGACAAATCTTTCAATGGACGATAGACTTGCTATGTGCAATATGGCTATAGAAGCCGGTGCAAAAAATGGGATTATAGAGCCGGATGATTGTACAGAAGATTACGTTAATGGCAGAGCTCAAAGAGAATACAAATTTTACTCCGGTGATACGGATTGTAAGTACCATGAAATTTATGAGTATGATGTCAGCACCCTTTCACCTCAAGTTGCATTACCAAATCTGCCTGAAAATGTACGTCCGGTGGAAGAATTGTCAGATATTAAGATAGACCAGATTGTCATAGGTTCATGTACCAATGGTAGGATTTCTGATTTAAGAGTAGCAGCTGAAATCCTTAAAGATAAAAAAATCCATCCGTCGATACGTTTAATTGTAATCCCTGGTACACAAGATATATATCTTGAGGCATTAAAAGAAGGTTTAATAGAGATTTTCATTAAAGCCGAGGGTGTTGTTTCTACACCGACTTGTGGTCCGTGCCTTGGTGGTCATATGGGCATTCTGGCAGAAGGGGAACGTGCTTTGTCTACCACTAATAGAAATTTTGCCGGTAGAATGGGCCATATTAAATCTGAAATCTATCTTTGTAATCCTGCTGTAGCTGCTGCTTCTGCTATTACGGGAATAATTACTCATCCTGAAAATATTGATTGA
- a CDS encoding acyl-CoA dehydratase activase, translated as MINRIEKKQQKNQKKYIGIDIGSVSVKAVLINEDKEVLENHYVRSHGQPLDTVLIVLKEIVNRIEIDEIKGIAATGSGGKLLADILGISFINEIVAQSTATSVLHPEVRTVIEIGGEDSKLIMLEPDETTGNLKVSDFSMNTMCAAGTGSFLDQQSTRIGVSIEEEFGKMALKSKTPPRIAGRCSVFAKSDMIHLQQVGTEAHDIVAGLCYALTRNFKSNIGKGKDFVKPIAFQGGVAANAGIVKSFEDILDLDEGELIIPKHFNTMGAIGCAMALIEKNINSPFNGFKAIDTYLKNRKGKSSNLKKLNCNKYDINVDRRILENGKKVEAYVGVDVGSISTNVVVIARNKDVLARRYLMTAGKPLEAVRQGLLEVGEEVGKNVIIKGVGVTGSGRYLTGEFIGADIVKNEITAHATAAAWVDNDVDTIFEIGGQDSKYISLENGAIVDFTMNKVCAAGTGSFLEEQSEKLDVNIKQEFGKRALDSCCPSQLGERCTVFMESDLNHHQQLGVPKDDLLAGLSYSIVLNYINRVVEKRKIGDTIFLQGGVAANRGVKAAFEKVTGKTIIVPPQHDVMGAIGSAIISMDEKTWDESRFKGFDLRGRKYETTSFVCKDCSNICEIRKVSITGESPLHYGSRCGKFDDEKKVKKSKNLPRLFNERSRLLYGPYYTDRKTKSTVVRDNKTKSRGRIGIPQASTFFELFPMWRTFFTELGFEIVISKNTNRSVISKGIEHVNTETCFPIKVSHGHVVDMLDKDIDYLFLPSVINMTHESSNLTHSYACPYIQCLPYIIGSAVDLESRKFKLLQPIIHFEYGESHVQKTFRKIAADIGVRGRKAASAIAKALETQKDFYNRLERRGKEVLDNLGEDESALVIISRPYNGCDSGVNLDLPEKLRDMGIQAIPMDCIPMDLEDISRDYPNMYWKYGQKILAAARFIAKDKRLHALYITNFGCGPDSFISKFFPKEVGGKPFLMIDIDEHSADAGVMTRCEAFLDSLKNARIKKFKKDTDIKRTRSLSKKRIMYIPYMNDCCFMAAAAMRANGVNAVAMPMPDETSLELGRKHTSGKECYPAILTTGDIVKKAKCPDFDPERSVFFMATASGPCRFGQYNSMHRMILDDIGLPHVPIYTLDQGDDYQEDTSRLGANFRKLTWNGIVFVDYLQKLLYEIRPYEIHKGDSDVVYKQHLRKAEHAIEFGHDLIQVAKDACDAFNRVMVDRSVAKPKIGIIGETYVRGNEYSNNFIVRTIEKLGGKAVVPPFSEWIDYIAHIRREDCIKEKDLNALSIEVLTGAIQKYHEHKMSAPFKKSGNKLFKESSVKKLISKGKSYIHDSYRGDPVLSMGRAIEYIESDYDGIINVIPFHCMPGTAVNAVLEKLQKDHNEIPLLKLTFDGQEETNEETRLEAFIHQAYQRMESRQNRRKEHATVN; from the coding sequence GTGATAAACAGAATTGAAAAGAAACAACAAAAAAACCAGAAAAAATACATTGGAATTGATATAGGCTCTGTGAGTGTAAAGGCTGTCCTTATTAACGAGGATAAGGAAGTTCTGGAGAACCATTATGTAAGGTCACATGGCCAACCGTTAGATACGGTGTTGATTGTCCTTAAAGAAATTGTAAACAGAATTGAAATTGATGAAATCAAAGGGATAGCTGCTACCGGTTCCGGTGGTAAGCTCTTGGCAGACATATTAGGCATCAGTTTTATAAATGAGATAGTTGCACAAAGCACGGCAACATCGGTATTACATCCTGAAGTAAGAACGGTTATCGAAATAGGCGGTGAAGACTCAAAGCTGATAATGCTTGAACCTGATGAAACAACTGGCAACTTGAAAGTATCAGATTTTTCTATGAATACGATGTGTGCTGCCGGGACGGGGTCTTTTTTAGATCAGCAGTCAACAAGGATCGGTGTCTCCATAGAAGAAGAATTTGGAAAAATGGCATTAAAGTCTAAAACCCCACCAAGAATAGCTGGAAGGTGCAGTGTATTTGCAAAATCGGACATGATCCACCTTCAACAGGTGGGAACAGAAGCCCATGATATTGTCGCCGGTCTGTGTTATGCGCTTACAAGGAATTTTAAAAGTAACATCGGGAAAGGTAAGGATTTTGTAAAGCCAATAGCATTTCAAGGCGGCGTTGCGGCAAATGCCGGAATAGTTAAATCGTTTGAGGATATACTGGATTTAGATGAAGGAGAGCTCATAATCCCGAAACACTTTAATACTATGGGTGCGATAGGGTGTGCGATGGCTTTAATTGAAAAGAATATTAATTCTCCCTTTAACGGTTTTAAGGCAATCGATACCTATCTGAAAAATCGTAAAGGAAAAAGCTCTAATCTTAAAAAACTGAACTGCAACAAATATGACATTAATGTTGACAGACGTATTCTGGAAAATGGTAAAAAAGTGGAGGCTTATGTTGGTGTTGATGTTGGCTCAATCAGCACAAATGTTGTGGTTATTGCCAGGAACAAAGATGTTTTAGCAAGACGTTATCTCATGACGGCAGGTAAACCGCTCGAGGCAGTGAGACAGGGGTTGCTGGAGGTAGGAGAAGAGGTTGGTAAAAATGTCATAATAAAGGGTGTTGGTGTTACCGGTTCGGGAAGATATCTTACGGGAGAGTTTATTGGTGCTGATATCGTCAAGAATGAGATAACCGCCCACGCGACAGCGGCCGCATGGGTTGATAATGATGTTGATACAATATTCGAAATAGGTGGGCAGGATTCAAAATATATAAGTCTGGAGAACGGTGCAATAGTTGATTTTACCATGAATAAAGTATGTGCTGCCGGAACAGGGTCATTTCTTGAAGAACAATCTGAAAAGCTGGATGTTAATATTAAACAGGAGTTTGGTAAGCGTGCGTTAGATTCGTGTTGCCCATCTCAACTTGGAGAGAGGTGTACGGTATTTATGGAATCAGATCTCAACCACCATCAGCAGTTGGGCGTACCTAAAGATGATTTGTTGGCAGGGTTGAGTTACTCAATCGTATTAAATTATATAAATCGTGTTGTAGAAAAGAGAAAAATAGGAGATACTATTTTCCTGCAGGGTGGAGTGGCCGCAAACAGGGGCGTTAAGGCCGCTTTTGAAAAAGTGACCGGTAAAACCATTATTGTACCACCTCAACATGATGTTATGGGTGCAATAGGCTCAGCAATAATTTCTATGGATGAAAAAACATGGGATGAGTCAAGGTTTAAGGGTTTTGATTTAAGGGGAAGGAAATACGAGACAACTTCATTTGTGTGCAAGGACTGTTCAAATATATGTGAGATAAGAAAAGTTTCTATAACCGGCGAATCTCCGCTTCATTATGGAAGTCGCTGTGGTAAGTTTGATGATGAAAAGAAGGTAAAAAAATCAAAGAATCTGCCAAGGTTGTTTAATGAAAGAAGCAGGCTTTTATATGGTCCTTACTATACAGATCGAAAAACTAAAAGTACAGTGGTACGTGACAATAAAACTAAGTCACGAGGCCGAATAGGTATACCGCAGGCATCTACATTCTTCGAACTGTTTCCTATGTGGAGAACGTTTTTCACGGAATTAGGATTTGAGATAGTTATTTCTAAGAATACTAACAGAAGCGTTATCAGTAAAGGGATTGAACATGTAAACACCGAGACATGCTTCCCTATAAAAGTGTCACACGGACATGTTGTGGATATGCTTGACAAGGACATAGATTATCTTTTTCTCCCCAGTGTCATCAATATGACCCATGAATCCTCTAACTTGACACACTCGTATGCGTGTCCTTATATACAGTGTCTTCCTTACATAATTGGATCGGCGGTTGATCTGGAATCGCGGAAATTCAAGTTGTTGCAGCCTATAATTCACTTTGAATACGGAGAATCTCATGTACAGAAAACATTTCGTAAGATCGCTGCTGATATTGGTGTCAGGGGAAGAAAGGCTGCCAGCGCAATAGCAAAAGCCTTGGAAACACAAAAAGATTTCTATAATCGTCTCGAGAGAAGAGGCAAAGAAGTGTTAGACAATTTAGGCGAAGATGAGAGTGCACTGGTAATCATCAGTCGTCCTTATAACGGCTGTGATTCCGGTGTTAATCTTGATCTGCCCGAAAAACTCAGAGATATGGGTATACAGGCAATACCAATGGATTGTATACCTATGGATTTAGAAGATATATCAAGGGATTATCCAAATATGTATTGGAAATATGGGCAGAAAATATTAGCTGCAGCAAGATTTATTGCAAAAGACAAGAGGTTGCACGCTCTTTATATCACAAATTTCGGGTGTGGTCCGGACTCTTTCATCTCAAAGTTCTTTCCTAAAGAAGTTGGCGGAAAACCATTTTTAATGATAGACATAGATGAACATAGTGCTGATGCAGGAGTAATGACACGTTGCGAGGCATTTCTTGACAGCCTCAAAAACGCGAGAATTAAAAAGTTTAAAAAGGATACAGACATAAAGCGTACTCGTTCGCTAAGCAAGAAAAGGATTATGTACATACCGTATATGAATGATTGCTGCTTTATGGCAGCTGCTGCTATGAGGGCAAACGGTGTTAACGCTGTTGCAATGCCAATGCCGGATGAAACAAGTCTTGAATTAGGAAGAAAGCATACGTCCGGAAAAGAGTGTTATCCGGCGATCCTTACGACAGGAGATATTGTCAAAAAAGCAAAATGTCCTGATTTTGATCCTGAGAGGAGTGTCTTCTTTATGGCAACCGCATCGGGCCCGTGCCGATTTGGTCAGTATAATTCAATGCACAGAATGATCCTGGATGATATTGGTCTGCCACATGTACCGATTTATACACTTGACCAGGGGGATGACTACCAGGAAGATACAAGTCGATTAGGGGCCAATTTTCGTAAACTTACCTGGAATGGAATAGTATTTGTCGATTATCTGCAAAAATTATTATATGAAATAAGACCATACGAAATACATAAAGGTGATTCGGATGTAGTATATAAACAGCATCTTAGAAAAGCAGAACACGCAATTGAATTTGGACATGATCTCATACAGGTTGCAAAAGATGCATGTGACGCCTTTAACAGGGTTATGGTTGACAGAAGTGTAGCGAAACCAAAAATAGGTATTATTGGTGAGACTTATGTTCGTGGTAATGAGTATTCAAATAACTTTATAGTAAGGACAATAGAGAAACTGGGTGGTAAAGCGGTTGTACCTCCTTTTAGCGAGTGGATTGACTATATTGCTCATATAAGGCGGGAAGATTGCATCAAGGAAAAAGATTTAAACGCTCTTTCAATAGAGGTGCTGACAGGAGCAATACAAAAATACCATGAACACAAAATGTCAGCTCCTTTTAAGAAAAGCGGAAATAAACTTTTCAAAGAGAGTTCAGTAAAGAAATTAATTTCAAAGGGTAAATCATATATTCATGATTCATACAGGGGTGATCCTGTTCTCAGCATGGGAAGAGCAATTGAATATATTGAGTCGGATTATGACGGTATAATAAACGTTATTCCTTTTCATTGCATGCCGGGAACGGCTGTGAATGCGGTCTTAGAGAAATTACAGAAGGACCATAACGAAATTCCATTACTAAAGCTGACATTTGATGGTCAGGAAGAGACGAATGAGGAGACCCGTTTGGAAGCGTTTATACACCAGGCATATCAAAGGATGGAAAGCAGACAGAATAGAAGAAAAGAACATGCTACAGTGAATTAA
- the leuD gene encoding 3-isopropylmalate dehydratase small subunit codes for MINGKSWKYGDNVNTDEIIPARYLNTTDEQELASHCMEDIDKDFVKKTSAGDIIIAGDNFGCGSSREHAPISIKALGISCVIAKSFARIFFRNAINIGLPIFESETASTEISDGDNVKVDISSSTITNLSTNKEYSFTPFADEMKDIIEAGGLMEYIKANR; via the coding sequence ATGATAAATGGTAAAAGCTGGAAATATGGAGACAATGTTAACACAGATGAAATAATTCCTGCAAGGTATTTAAATACAACTGACGAACAAGAACTGGCTTCTCACTGTATGGAGGATATTGACAAGGATTTTGTTAAAAAAACAAGTGCTGGAGACATAATAATAGCCGGAGATAACTTTGGATGTGGGTCTTCCAGGGAACATGCTCCAATATCTATTAAGGCATTAGGAATCTCCTGTGTAATAGCTAAAAGTTTCGCCAGAATATTTTTCAGAAATGCAATCAATATTGGATTACCAATATTTGAAAGCGAAACGGCAAGCACTGAGATAAGTGATGGAGACAACGTTAAAGTAGACATTAGTTCCAGTACAATTACTAATTTGTCAACAAACAAAGAGTATTCGTTTACACCCTTTGCCGATGAGATGAAAGATATAATCGAGGCAGGGGGGCTTATGGAATATATTAAGGCAAACCGCTGA
- a CDS encoding DNA-3-methyladenine glycosylase family protein — protein MVNIKLKKFNLEHTLECGQIFRINRLEEWYYVNAQNKFFKIRQNGNELEYHGVDKKFVTHFFSLNEDYSKILKKIDRDKYMREAIERYRGLRILRQDPWECLISFICSSASNIPRIKSILNVLSEDFGKQINLDKVCNYSFPIPGSINNYKKILSAKTGFRAKYIFETNKSMNIKTLNSFRTMTYKSAKDELKKLNGVGDKVADCVLLFSLGFNQAFPVDTWIKKVMQLLYFDNETVSNEKIRDYALNYFGDYAGYAQQLLFMFARNELRTPNRLKLWKEGKL, from the coding sequence ATGGTAAATATAAAGTTAAAAAAATTTAATTTAGAACATACACTCGAATGCGGTCAAATATTCAGAATAAACAGGCTCGAAGAGTGGTATTATGTCAATGCCCAGAACAAATTTTTTAAAATCAGACAGAATGGAAATGAGTTGGAATATCATGGTGTTGACAAAAAGTTTGTCACCCATTTCTTTTCTTTAAATGAAGATTATTCTAAAATACTCAAGAAAATAGATAGAGATAAATATATGCGGGAAGCTATAGAGAGATACCGTGGTCTAAGGATCCTCAGGCAGGACCCATGGGAATGCCTGATCTCATTTATCTGCTCTTCCGCGTCTAACATTCCAAGAATAAAGTCAATCCTTAACGTACTTTCTGAGGACTTTGGAAAACAAATCAATCTGGACAAAGTATGTAATTACTCTTTTCCTATACCCGGGAGCATTAATAATTACAAGAAAATTTTAAGTGCAAAAACAGGCTTCCGCGCAAAGTATATTTTTGAAACAAATAAATCTATGAATATTAAAACCCTAAACTCTTTTAGAACTATGACATATAAGAGTGCAAAAGATGAACTAAAGAAGTTAAATGGTGTCGGAGATAAAGTAGCTGATTGCGTTCTGCTTTTTTCTCTCGGCTTTAACCAGGCGTTTCCTGTGGACACCTGGATTAAGAAGGTAATGCAACTACTGTACTTTGATAATGAAACTGTTTCTAACGAAAAGATCAGAGATTACGCATTAAATTATTTCGGTGATTATGCCGGTTACGCACAACAATTATTATTCATGTTTGCAAGGAATGAACTGCGCACTCCAAACAGGTTAAAACTCTGGAAAGAAGGTAAGCTTTAA